Proteins from a genomic interval of Amycolatopsis sp. cg13:
- a CDS encoding pyridoxamine 5'-phosphate oxidase family protein, with product MNELAAGRAHAGEQAVQRRVGEGGPGRGSPMFGPEIGDGPAEVIADRRMIVLGAVADDLVWATMVSGAKGFATPADERTIRISGLPADGDPLRAAFEEPRDCGMLALDQSRCRRVRANGRVHRDGAGLVMRTEQVLRNCPKYIQKREFAADAEPALARAVTGAELTARQQDWIASADTFFVASQAAGHGADTSHRGGRPGFVTVDGSRRLSWPDYRGNSFYMTLGNLELDSRCGLLFLDWQRGNTLHLTGESHVDWHDRSRPGARRTIHFAVRRVVQVDNATTLRWQRGEGSPFNP from the coding sequence ATGAATGAGCTGGCCGCCGGCCGCGCGCACGCGGGCGAGCAGGCAGTGCAGAGGCGGGTCGGCGAGGGCGGGCCCGGGCGCGGCTCGCCGATGTTCGGCCCGGAGATCGGGGACGGGCCCGCCGAGGTCATCGCCGACCGGCGGATGATCGTGCTGGGCGCGGTGGCCGACGACCTGGTCTGGGCCACGATGGTGTCCGGTGCCAAGGGATTCGCGACGCCGGCCGACGAGCGGACGATCCGGATCTCCGGCCTCCCCGCGGACGGCGACCCGTTGCGCGCGGCGTTCGAGGAGCCGCGAGACTGCGGGATGCTCGCCCTCGACCAGTCCCGGTGCCGGCGGGTGCGGGCGAACGGCCGGGTCCACCGCGACGGAGCCGGTTTGGTGATGCGCACCGAGCAGGTATTGCGCAACTGTCCCAAGTACATCCAGAAACGCGAATTCGCCGCCGACGCGGAACCCGCCCTCGCCCGTGCGGTCACCGGGGCGGAACTCACCGCGCGGCAACAGGATTGGATCGCCTCGGCGGACACCTTCTTCGTCGCGAGCCAGGCCGCGGGACACGGGGCCGACACCAGCCATCGGGGCGGGCGACCCGGGTTCGTCACGGTCGACGGGAGCCGGCGGCTCAGCTGGCCGGACTACCGGGGCAACTCGTTCTACATGACGCTGGGCAATCTGGAACTCGATTCCCGGTGCGGATTGCTCTTCCTGGATTGGCAGCGGGGAAATACGCTGCACCTCACCGGGGAAAGCCACGTCGATTGGCACGACCGGTCGAGGCCCGGCGCGAGACGGACCATTCATTTCGCGGTGCGGCGAGTCGTCCAGGTCGACAACGCCACCACCCTGCGCTGGCAGCGCGGGGAGGGCTCTCCGTTCAACCCCTGA
- a CDS encoding acyl-CoA dehydrogenase family protein, translated as MTILESPQPNTAVPNGAVPNTAEEILAAVRAIAPELRDRSVEIEQNRRLPADVVELMRGAGVFRMGFGSEFGGAGLTSAEQTRVIEALSYGDTAAGWCGMIGMDSGLYSAYLSPAAVREMFPSPDMITGGLINPNGRAERVPGGYRLSGHWNLGSGVTHADWVSAGAFTYTEGEQDRNEHGNPNWRVMLVRPENVKVIDTWHATGLAGSGSVDYEIDDVFVPEDHTFSFGKPLSRGGPLSAPDALMRKMPGVPLGAARAALDYVRELAAAKVNRMTGQRWADDYRVQFELGSCEADFLTMRHGVYGSIEHKWDRLESGVAYADLTPEERVETVLLALKAFRGALDIVRRLYDLLATTSIYKPSPMDRWLRDLNTMCQHVMAQDVIVQSAGAYLLGGTPRFPFAVGITE; from the coding sequence ATGACCATTCTCGAATCCCCGCAACCGAATACCGCCGTGCCGAACGGCGCGGTGCCGAACACCGCCGAGGAGATCCTCGCCGCGGTGCGGGCGATAGCCCCCGAATTGCGGGACCGTTCGGTGGAGATCGAGCAGAACCGGCGGCTGCCCGCGGATGTCGTGGAGCTGATGCGCGGCGCGGGCGTGTTCCGGATGGGGTTCGGAAGTGAGTTCGGCGGTGCCGGCCTCACTTCCGCCGAGCAGACCAGGGTCATCGAGGCACTGTCCTATGGGGACACCGCCGCGGGCTGGTGCGGCATGATCGGAATGGACAGCGGGCTGTACTCCGCTTATCTTTCGCCGGCCGCGGTCCGCGAAATGTTTCCCTCGCCGGACATGATCACCGGGGGCCTGATCAATCCGAACGGCCGTGCCGAGCGGGTTCCCGGGGGTTACCGGCTCAGCGGGCACTGGAATCTCGGCAGCGGCGTCACGCACGCGGACTGGGTTTCCGCGGGCGCTTTCACTTACACCGAAGGGGAGCAGGACCGCAATGAGCACGGAAACCCGAACTGGCGGGTGATGCTCGTCCGGCCCGAAAACGTCAAGGTGATCGACACCTGGCACGCGACGGGCTTGGCGGGCAGCGGCAGCGTCGACTACGAGATCGACGACGTGTTCGTGCCGGAGGACCACACGTTCAGCTTCGGCAAGCCGTTGAGCCGCGGCGGCCCGCTGTCCGCGCCGGACGCGCTGATGCGCAAGATGCCGGGAGTGCCGCTGGGCGCCGCGCGAGCCGCGCTGGACTATGTGCGAGAACTGGCCGCCGCCAAGGTGAACCGGATGACCGGCCAGCGGTGGGCGGACGACTATCGCGTCCAGTTCGAACTCGGCTCGTGCGAGGCGGACTTCCTCACCATGCGGCACGGGGTGTACGGCAGCATCGAACACAAGTGGGACCGGCTCGAGTCGGGCGTCGCGTACGCCGATCTCACCCCGGAGGAACGGGTAGAGACGGTGCTGCTGGCGCTCAAGGCGTTCCGGGGTGCGCTGGACATCGTCCGCAGGCTGTACGACCTGCTGGCCACCACGTCGATCTACAAGCCGTCGCCGATGGATCGCTGGCTGCGGGACCTGAACACGATGTGCCAGCACGTGATGGCCCAGGACGTGATCGTGCAGTCGGCGGGGGCTTACCTGCTGGGCGGCACGCCGCGGTTCCCGTTCGCCGTGGGCATCACCGAATAA
- a CDS encoding acyl-CoA dehydrogenase family protein — MTTVNTAEPVPHTAEGILAAVRAIVPDLRERSARIEQDRRLPPDVVELVRGTGVFRMGFTAEFGGPELTAAEQTRVLEELSYGDTSAGWCAMVGMDSGLFANYLSESAVREMFPVLDMSTAGMLAPAGRADRVPGGYRLSGRWGFGSGIAHADWVFAGAHTYTNGERDGTAAGGPDWRVMLVRPHEVTLIDNWRTTGLAGTGSMDYTAHDVFVPAAHSFSFREPRVRTGPLSTPDLQMRKMPGVPLGAARAALDHVRERVSSAVNRATGKPWADDYRVQVVIGECEMEFAAARRAVYRSLDHRWARLADGAAQADLDSGERIDTMLARANAFRSCRAIVRKLYDLLATGSIYRSSPIDRWLRDTETMCQHFMAQDQIIQSAGAFLLGGVPQNPLVLGILD, encoded by the coding sequence ATGACCACAGTGAACACCGCGGAACCCGTGCCGCACACGGCGGAAGGCATCCTGGCCGCTGTCCGGGCGATCGTGCCGGATCTGCGGGAGCGTTCGGCGAGGATCGAGCAGGACCGGCGGCTTCCCCCGGACGTCGTGGAACTGGTGCGAGGCACGGGTGTTTTCCGGATGGGTTTCACCGCGGAGTTCGGCGGGCCGGAGCTGACCGCGGCCGAGCAGACGAGGGTGCTGGAAGAACTGTCCTATGGGGACACTTCGGCCGGGTGGTGCGCCATGGTCGGCATGGACAGCGGTCTTTTCGCCAACTACCTGTCCGAGTCCGCGGTCCGCGAGATGTTCCCGGTCTTGGACATGAGCACCGCGGGCATGCTGGCCCCGGCCGGTCGCGCGGACCGCGTCCCCGGCGGCTACCGGCTGAGCGGCCGCTGGGGATTCGGCAGCGGGATCGCCCACGCCGACTGGGTGTTCGCCGGGGCGCACACGTACACGAACGGCGAGCGCGACGGCACCGCCGCCGGCGGGCCGGACTGGCGCGTCATGCTGGTGCGGCCCCATGAAGTGACGCTGATCGACAACTGGCGGACCACCGGCCTGGCCGGCACCGGCAGCATGGACTACACCGCGCACGACGTCTTCGTGCCCGCCGCGCACTCGTTCAGTTTCCGGGAACCGCGCGTGCGGACCGGGCCGCTTTCGACCCCCGACCTGCAGATGCGCAAAATGCCAGGGGTGCCGCTCGGCGCGGCTCGGGCCGCCCTCGACCATGTGCGGGAACGGGTCTCCAGCGCGGTGAACCGGGCGACCGGGAAGCCATGGGCGGACGACTACCGCGTCCAGGTCGTGATCGGCGAGTGCGAGATGGAGTTCGCGGCCGCGCGGCGGGCCGTCTACCGCAGCCTCGACCACCGTTGGGCCCGCCTGGCGGACGGGGCGGCCCAGGCCGACCTGGACAGCGGGGAACGGATCGACACGATGCTGGCGAGGGCGAACGCCTTCCGCAGTTGCCGGGCGATCGTGCGAAAGCTCTACGACCTGCTGGCCACCGGATCGATCTACCGGTCGTCGCCGATAGACCGCTGGCTGCGGGACACGGAAACGATGTGCCAGCACTTCATGGCACAGGACCAGATTATCCAGTCCGCCGGCGCGTTTCTGCTCGGCGGCGTCCCGCAGAACCCGCTGGTGCTCGGAATTCTCGACTAG
- a CDS encoding PEP-utilizing enzyme, which yields MAPFDPPQGPLHSRSDPDTFWSTTNVGEAFPGVVTPLSWSLCAPGVEVGIRDCYARVGALPRAEVRLPDRVEDRLISVFYGRGALNVNFFCRMGASLPGSAPDAIARQFLGELPASIPARSTRRRWPAVAVKMPYAQATIRNDVLSRAAPVKGWWQHWTRRLDTLDLAAAQASLLDARAVFTEMLRVQAAGLFVGVQPVYDRLNALIDRAELTAEQANAVVGGQGDHAETELIHDLWKLGRDQITMPEFLACHGYHGPDEGEVSSRTWREDPAPVRQLAEQYATLDEHADPAAAAVRRAEERREAERALIASLPPLRRAPARFVLALAASRIPLRGVAKAAFLQALDVARGAARRMGSHLADAGVLADPEDVFYFTADELAELPSRGAADIVDERRAQREAFQAAVLPACWRGNPAPLEAVAVRRPEAGRDSVRGIGASGGVAEGTVRVLDSAAFAEVRKGEVLVCRSTDPSWASVLFLSGALVVDVGGLLSHAAVVAREVGVPCVVGTGDGTTTLRTGDRVRVDGNTGAVEVLNRAEPVTAGERKGPGE from the coding sequence ATGGCCCCTTTTGATCCGCCGCAAGGTCCGCTGCACTCCCGCTCCGATCCGGACACGTTCTGGAGCACGACCAACGTCGGCGAAGCGTTCCCCGGTGTCGTCACTCCGCTGAGCTGGTCGTTGTGCGCGCCGGGAGTGGAGGTCGGCATCCGCGACTGCTATGCGCGCGTAGGCGCGTTGCCCCGCGCCGAGGTACGCCTGCCCGATCGCGTCGAAGACCGGCTCATTTCGGTGTTCTACGGGCGTGGCGCGCTGAACGTGAACTTCTTTTGCCGGATGGGCGCGAGTCTGCCCGGCAGCGCGCCGGACGCGATCGCCCGCCAGTTCCTCGGCGAGCTGCCCGCGAGCATTCCGGCACGCAGCACCCGGCGCCGCTGGCCGGCGGTCGCGGTGAAGATGCCCTACGCCCAAGCCACGATCCGCAACGATGTGCTCAGCCGTGCCGCGCCGGTCAAGGGCTGGTGGCAGCACTGGACGCGGCGGCTGGACACGCTCGACCTGGCGGCTGCCCAGGCCTCGCTGCTCGACGCGCGGGCCGTTTTCACCGAGATGCTCCGGGTTCAGGCGGCCGGCCTGTTTGTCGGCGTTCAGCCCGTCTACGACCGGCTGAACGCATTGATCGACCGGGCGGAGCTGACCGCGGAACAGGCCAACGCCGTTGTGGGCGGACAGGGCGACCACGCCGAGACGGAGCTGATCCACGACCTGTGGAAGCTGGGGCGAGACCAGATCACGATGCCGGAGTTCCTGGCCTGCCACGGCTACCACGGTCCCGACGAGGGCGAGGTGTCCAGCCGGACGTGGCGGGAGGACCCGGCTCCGGTTCGCCAGCTGGCCGAGCAGTACGCGACCCTCGACGAGCACGCGGATCCGGCGGCGGCCGCCGTGCGGCGTGCCGAGGAGCGGCGGGAAGCCGAACGAGCACTGATCGCCTCGCTGCCGCCGCTGCGGCGCGCTCCGGCGCGGTTCGTGCTCGCGCTGGCAGCGTCCCGGATACCGCTGCGCGGCGTCGCCAAGGCGGCCTTTCTCCAGGCGCTGGACGTCGCGCGCGGCGCGGCCCGCCGGATGGGTTCGCACCTCGCGGACGCCGGGGTGCTGGCGGACCCCGAGGACGTTTTCTACTTCACCGCGGACGAACTGGCCGAGCTGCCGTCGCGTGGAGCCGCCGACATCGTCGACGAGCGGCGTGCACAGCGAGAGGCGTTCCAGGCCGCGGTGCTTCCGGCGTGCTGGCGCGGAAACCCGGCACCGCTCGAGGCGGTCGCGGTGCGGCGGCCCGAGGCCGGACGCGACTCGGTGCGCGGGATCGGAGCCAGCGGGGGCGTCGCCGAAGGCACGGTCCGCGTCCTGGACAGTGCCGCGTTCGCCGAGGTCCGGAAGGGCGAGGTGCTGGTCTGCCGCTCCACGGACCCGAGCTGGGCATCGGTGCTGTTCCTGTCCGGCGCTTTGGTCGTGGATGTCGGCGGGCTGCTCAGCCACGCCGCGGTGGTCGCTCGCGAGGTCGGCGTTCCCTGCGTCGTCGGTACGGGAGACGGGACCACGACGCTGCGCACCGGTGACCGGGTCCGGGTGGACGGCAACACCGGGGCGGTCGAGGTGCTCAACCGGGCCGAGCCGGTCACGGCAGGCGAACGGAAAGGTCCAGGCGAATGA
- a CDS encoding acyl-CoA dehydrogenase family protein — MTTVEVPNTPQKIFAAAKAVVPRLRAYSAEIEEHRGLPAEVVELLRGTGVFRMGFPKEFGGPGLTSAQQVEVIEVLSSGDTSAGWCAMIGMDAGLYALSDAAVREMFPALDVIAAGMLPPMGRADRVPGGYRVSGRWSFASGIAHADWVSAGAFVHADGELERSASGKPYWRVMMVRPGEVELIDNWHATGLAGSGSVDYTISDVFVPEEHTFSLGEPTRTGPLAAPDALMRKMPAVALGVARAALDYARDVVRGKENRMTGERWADDYRVQCAIAECEMDLAAVRRGVYRSLAYRWERMEAGATLDEFTPDERVETMLTRLAAMRQARTVVRKLYDLLATGSIYRSSPMDRWLRDLETMCQHVMAQDQIVQSAGAFLLGGTPRFPLALGIVN; from the coding sequence ATGACAACGGTCGAAGTGCCGAACACTCCACAAAAGATTTTCGCCGCGGCCAAGGCGGTGGTGCCGCGGTTGCGCGCGTATTCGGCGGAGATCGAAGAACACCGGGGACTGCCGGCGGAGGTGGTGGAACTCCTGCGGGGCACCGGCGTGTTCCGGATGGGCTTCCCGAAGGAATTCGGTGGTCCCGGATTGACGTCCGCTCAGCAGGTCGAAGTGATCGAGGTGCTTTCGTCCGGGGACACGTCCGCCGGCTGGTGCGCGATGATCGGCATGGACGCGGGGCTGTACGCGCTGTCGGACGCGGCGGTCCGGGAGATGTTCCCGGCACTGGACGTGATCGCCGCGGGCATGTTGCCGCCGATGGGCCGGGCGGACCGGGTGCCGGGCGGGTACCGGGTCAGCGGCCGGTGGTCCTTCGCGAGCGGGATCGCGCACGCCGACTGGGTTTCCGCGGGCGCTTTCGTGCACGCCGACGGCGAGCTGGAGCGTTCCGCGAGCGGAAAGCCGTACTGGCGCGTCATGATGGTGCGCCCCGGCGAGGTCGAGCTGATCGACAACTGGCACGCCACCGGACTGGCCGGCAGCGGCAGCGTCGACTACACCATCAGCGATGTGTTCGTGCCGGAGGAACACACCTTCAGCCTCGGCGAGCCGACCCGGACCGGACCGCTGGCCGCGCCGGACGCGCTCATGCGGAAGATGCCCGCGGTGGCGCTGGGCGTGGCCAGGGCCGCGCTGGATTACGCACGGGATGTCGTGCGCGGCAAAGAGAACCGGATGACCGGTGAGCGCTGGGCGGACGACTATCGCGTCCAGTGCGCCATCGCCGAGTGCGAGATGGACCTCGCCGCCGTCCGGCGCGGGGTGTACCGGAGCCTCGCGTACCGCTGGGAGCGCATGGAAGCGGGCGCGACGCTGGACGAGTTCACTCCCGACGAGCGAGTCGAGACGATGCTGACCAGGCTGGCCGCGATGCGGCAGGCCCGCACGGTCGTGCGAAAGCTCTACGACCTGCTGGCCACCGGATCGATCTACCGGTCGTCGCCGATGGATCGCTGGCTGCGGGACCTGGAGACGATGTGCCAGCACGTCATGGCACAGGACCAGATCGTGCAGTCCGCGGGTGCCTTCCTGCTCGGGGGCACGCCGCGGTTCCCGCTCGCGCTCGGGATCGTGAACTGA